One genomic window of Coraliomargarita sinensis includes the following:
- a CDS encoding cytochrome b562, which yields MMNKIHTRIKSLRRAAALAFALTLGLNFVPAAASADGYEKESVLHDKMEVMQDHYRSLGRGLRRPSAEDLPDFLDAVQQLQVLTVQTKTLVPPMANSLPEGKRPAFVMAYRQKQLDTLRTLIDMEEALLEADFEKANELFDALKKHKSEGHESFKEDD from the coding sequence ATGATGAACAAAATTCACACCCGAATTAAGTCCCTCCGTCGTGCAGCCGCGCTCGCTTTTGCCCTGACCCTTGGTCTCAACTTCGTGCCGGCTGCAGCATCTGCGGACGGATACGAAAAAGAATCCGTGCTCCACGATAAAATGGAAGTGATGCAGGACCACTACCGCAGCCTGGGCCGCGGACTGCGCCGCCCCTCGGCGGAAGACCTTCCGGATTTTCTCGATGCCGTGCAGCAGCTGCAAGTACTCACGGTACAAACCAAAACATTGGTGCCTCCGATGGCGAATTCGCTGCCCGAAGGCAAACGCCCCGCCTTTGTCATGGCTTACAGACAGAAGCAGCTCGACACGCTACGCACCCTCATCGACATGGAGGAGGCTTTGCTGGAGGCTGATTTCGAAAAGGCCAACGAACTCTTCGATGCACTGAAAAAGCACAAATCCGAAGGTCACGAATCCTTTAAAGAGGACGACTAA
- a CDS encoding DUF2231 domain-containing protein — protein MRFVLLTFFLAATVLFADRAALGSEANLEVLQQRAMAILKASCAECHDGTARRRDKGDFDHVLDVPRMIEGEYFLVPGDPMFSEIYAVMIDEDPDLRMPPPDNTDVHQPSEKEIRVVHDWIVALGLTDTSEAAVGGVEDAPRKDIPLASTSLANGAGEDAQPQLSEAITEAANTIEAIATKEGNHASASDPAVTIREPAGIEPATLLGRMHPLFVHFPVALLPMAGLIGLTGLILKRYEPWLPAIRWSLWLSALLSLLSVASGWIQSDLEGYTDGTVFLHRWSAVSLTVVTWLLLMIVEFSERKGTLRWRQMAVVLMLLAALLVALVGHSGGELVYGEGYLLGD, from the coding sequence ATGCGTTTCGTCCTGCTGACCTTTTTCCTAGCGGCGACCGTGCTGTTTGCCGACAGGGCCGCGTTGGGTTCAGAAGCAAACCTTGAGGTGCTGCAGCAGCGCGCCATGGCTATACTCAAAGCCAGCTGCGCGGAGTGCCATGATGGTACCGCGCGTCGGCGCGACAAAGGTGACTTTGATCATGTGCTGGATGTGCCGCGTATGATTGAGGGCGAGTATTTTCTCGTGCCGGGCGATCCGATGTTCAGCGAGATTTACGCAGTGATGATCGACGAGGATCCGGATCTCCGCATGCCTCCGCCGGACAACACGGACGTACACCAGCCGTCGGAAAAGGAGATTCGGGTCGTCCACGACTGGATTGTTGCCCTGGGCCTGACTGATACGAGCGAAGCCGCGGTGGGTGGAGTCGAGGATGCGCCAAGGAAGGATATTCCGCTGGCGTCAACCAGCCTGGCGAATGGCGCAGGCGAAGATGCTCAGCCCCAGCTGTCAGAAGCGATAACCGAAGCCGCCAACACCATAGAAGCCATCGCAACGAAGGAGGGGAACCATGCCTCTGCATCCGACCCCGCCGTGACAATCCGGGAACCGGCCGGGATCGAGCCCGCGACCTTGCTGGGCCGAATGCATCCGCTGTTTGTTCATTTTCCAGTGGCCTTGCTTCCGATGGCCGGCCTAATCGGCCTGACCGGCTTAATTTTGAAGCGCTATGAACCTTGGCTCCCGGCGATCCGCTGGTCGCTGTGGTTAAGCGCGCTGCTGTCTCTTCTGTCTGTCGCGAGTGGTTGGATACAGTCCGACTTGGAAGGTTACACCGATGGGACCGTGTTTCTTCATCGCTGGTCCGCAGTTTCACTGACAGTTGTCACTTGGCTTTTGCTCATGATCGTCGAGTTTTCCGAACGCAAAGGGACGCTACGCTGGCGGCAAATGGCTGTTGTCCTGATGTTACTTGCGGCTCTCCTCGTGGCTCTTGTCGGACACAGTGGCGGCGAACTTGTTTACGGTGAAGGCTACCTTCTCGGTGATTGA